The Methylacidimicrobium sp. B4 genome contains a region encoding:
- a CDS encoding NAD(P)/FAD-dependent oxidoreductase, with product MEPLFDVAVIGGGSAGFAAARTAAAFGARTALIDGSERLGGLCILAGCMPTKALLEASRRWHAIGEAGLFGLEAQPIRADFPAILARTQRLVSEFAADRQKELTEGKFQLIRAHASFLNPHQVELTYHDGQKSILRAKAFVVATGSRISHPPLPELREIGFWDSNTVLEQKELPESLIVLGGGPVAVEYAQFFARLGVGVRLVQRGAHLLKRFDSDLALVLEESFREEGIELWTSSSLISADWCGEQKRLRLVQRGAIQDLVAREIFLATGRTPALERLHLPAAGIESHPRAPAVDSEMRTRAPHIFAAGDVVGIEEVVHIAVLQGEAAGENAAREATGAGGPFRSLDYRLTMEIVFTEPQVARLGLTEAGAHLAGRPVLVARYPFADHGKSLLMGATKGFVKLLADPASGELLGAGIAGPEASELIHELLALLSVRATAGDLARLPHYHPTLSEILTYPAEEIDRQVACSQRPGSSPLPPKPPDP from the coding sequence ATGGAGCCGCTCTTTGACGTCGCCGTAATCGGCGGGGGGAGTGCTGGGTTTGCCGCGGCGAGGACGGCGGCGGCCTTCGGAGCGCGCACGGCGCTCATCGATGGTTCGGAGCGGCTGGGCGGGCTTTGCATCCTGGCGGGCTGCATGCCGACCAAGGCTCTGCTGGAAGCCAGCCGACGCTGGCACGCCATCGGGGAGGCCGGGCTATTCGGCCTGGAGGCGCAGCCCATCCGAGCCGACTTTCCTGCGATCCTGGCCCGGACCCAGCGGCTCGTCTCGGAGTTTGCGGCCGACCGGCAGAAGGAGCTCACCGAAGGAAAGTTCCAGCTCATCCGCGCTCACGCCTCCTTCCTCAACCCCCATCAGGTCGAGCTCACCTACCACGATGGGCAAAAGAGCATTCTGCGCGCCAAGGCCTTCGTGGTTGCGACGGGATCGCGGATCAGCCATCCTCCCCTGCCCGAGCTCCGGGAGATCGGCTTCTGGGACAGCAACACCGTCCTCGAACAAAAAGAGCTCCCGGAAAGCCTGATCGTCCTGGGCGGAGGGCCGGTTGCGGTTGAGTATGCGCAGTTTTTTGCGAGGCTCGGCGTCGGCGTCCGTCTCGTGCAACGGGGAGCCCACCTGCTGAAACGGTTTGACTCCGATCTCGCCCTCGTCCTGGAGGAGTCGTTTCGGGAAGAGGGGATCGAGCTCTGGACCAGCTCCTCGCTCATTTCCGCAGACTGGTGCGGAGAGCAGAAGCGGCTCCGCCTCGTCCAGCGGGGAGCCATCCAGGACCTGGTGGCCCGCGAGATCTTCCTGGCCACAGGACGCACGCCGGCCCTGGAAAGGCTGCACCTTCCCGCCGCGGGGATCGAGTCCCACCCGAGGGCTCCCGCGGTCGATTCCGAGATGCGGACGCGCGCACCCCACATCTTTGCGGCAGGAGACGTCGTCGGCATCGAGGAGGTCGTCCACATCGCCGTCCTCCAAGGAGAGGCGGCCGGGGAGAATGCCGCCCGAGAGGCGACGGGGGCCGGCGGACCCTTCCGCAGCCTCGACTATCGGCTCACGATGGAAATCGTCTTCACCGAGCCCCAGGTGGCCCGGCTCGGCCTGACCGAGGCGGGGGCGCACCTGGCCGGACGGCCGGTGCTCGTCGCCCGCTATCCCTTCGCCGACCACGGCAAATCCCTTCTCATGGGAGCCACCAAGGGCTTCGTCAAGCTGCTCGCCGACCCGGCGAGCGGGGAGCTCCTGGGTGCCGGCATCGCGGGTCCGGAAGCCTCCGAGCTCATCCACGAGCTCCTCGCCCTCCTCTCGGTCCGCGCCACGGCGGGCGATCTGGCCCGGCTGCCCCAC
- a CDS encoding HAD family hydrolase, whose translation MTPHRIILWDIDGTLLHSGGAGEAAIIRTVRALYGKELALPEIDYRGRTDLLIVRQIFTRFGISWSEESVARFRNTYLDYLREEISHASGHLFPGVERMLSSIAEIAGWQQGLLTGNFERGARIKLDHFGLGRFFGFGAFGDRWECRNEVARAAFDLVRERWGESLSAQQIFLIGDTPHDVLCAQAIGACSIAVATGGYSLSELAGYRPTLLLPDLEQFGPVLSLVKGHG comes from the coding sequence ATGACCCCCCATCGCATCATTCTTTGGGATATCGACGGCACCCTCCTCCACAGCGGCGGCGCTGGGGAAGCCGCGATCATCCGCACAGTCCGGGCCCTCTACGGAAAGGAGCTCGCCCTGCCGGAGATCGACTACAGGGGACGGACCGACTTGCTGATCGTCCGGCAGATCTTTACGCGGTTCGGGATCTCCTGGTCCGAAGAGAGCGTCGCCCGGTTCCGCAACACCTATCTCGACTATCTGAGAGAGGAGATCTCGCACGCCTCCGGCCATCTCTTTCCCGGGGTGGAGCGGATGCTCTCGTCGATCGCGGAGATTGCCGGATGGCAGCAGGGGCTGCTGACGGGAAACTTCGAGCGCGGAGCCAGGATCAAGCTCGATCACTTCGGGCTGGGGCGCTTCTTTGGCTTCGGCGCCTTCGGCGACCGGTGGGAGTGCCGGAATGAAGTAGCGCGCGCAGCCTTCGACCTTGTCCGGGAGCGTTGGGGGGAGAGCCTCTCGGCCCAACAGATCTTCCTGATCGGCGACACTCCGCACGACGTGCTGTGCGCCCAGGCGATCGGCGCCTGTTCCATCGCTGTGGCCACCGGGGGCTATTCCCTCTCCGAGCTCGCCGGCTACCGCCCTACCCTGCTCTTGCCAGACCTGGAGCAGTTCGGACCAGTTCTCTCCCTCGTGAAAGGCCACGGCTGA